The Diceros bicornis minor isolate mBicDic1 chromosome 1, mDicBic1.mat.cur, whole genome shotgun sequence sequence TGACTTAGCAGACCTGACAAACCAACCTTCAGTCCTGAAGTGGGCAAAGCTGAGAACCAGCCCTGTTCAGACTGCGGGACTTTCAGAGGCATCAGAACTGTCAGCCCGGGACTCATCTGGCAATGACGGTAGGGTGCAAAATAAGGAGGATTGTGTTAAAACTTGCTGAGAAGCAGTTAAATCTGTAGCAGTCAGGTCACTTGTCCCCACTCCAGTCACTGAGTAACATACTTCCCTGACCCTAGCATAAGTCTGGAGCTTTGTTTTCTGATGACTGCAAAAAAGCACGTTATTATATTAGAGGTTCCACTGGCAAAATTGAGGCCAGGGGTAATATGGGTAGTAGAAATAAGTGACCGTCTAAATAAATGACCAGATGAGAAAATAAGTTATTGCATCCAAGAAATAAGTACAAAAAGAGGGCTCTTAGAAAAcacaaacataaaaaagaaatgaaaatctaaATAGAAGGGCCTGAAGATAAATACAAGAAAtactgcaaaaatatttttaaatggcaaacaggagagaaaaaaataaggaaattagagACCATACCAGAGGTCCAACATCTGAATTTTAGGAATTACAAAAAAagagagcagaaaaaaaaaataaccaataaagtaattcaagaaaatttctaAGAGCTGGAGGAAATTAGTGTCCTAGTTGAAAGAGCTTACCAATTGTCCTGTACAGTGGATTAAAATAAGCTCAAACCAAGACACATCagtgtttgattttaaaatgcttGGGACAATGACAAAATACTACaacaagaaatagaaatacaGATCACATATAGAAGATATAGAATAAGATTCACTTTAGACTTAACAAACACATTGGGTTTAGGGAGCTCattgacaaaatattaaaaaattctgaagaaaaattatttccaacccaAAACTCTATAATCAGTCAAACTTCCAATCAAGTTTGAGGGCAGAATAAAGAAATTTAATAGACTCAAGGTCACAACAAAATTTAACTGTCATATACCCTTCTCTGGCTACTACTGGAAGATATCTATCAAATGAGAGAGTAATCTAAGAGAGAGGAagtcagaagaaacaaaaaagaggaaatccaAAACAGAACAGAAGTAAAATGAATCTCCAGGTGAGGTTGAAGGATGATCCCAGGATGACAACTGTGTCCTAAATACAGTGATCAACTATCCAGGCTGGAGCTGTATGACTCAAGAGACAGGCATTTTGAAGGATATCATCAGCAAGTCCCCTGACATCTTTTCAATCAGATGAAACTATAGGAGGATGTGATCTACTAAAGCCATAGAGTAAaccaaagagaggaagaaataaaatcctAGAAATAGGAAATCCAACCAGAATAAAGGCAAAAAGAATTCCAAGAATGACAGGAAATGAGAGTCCCAGGATGATAGCTGTGCAGCAGATGTAGAGAGCAACCACCCAATTTAAAGGAAAATTGATATTGCAGGAGATATGGGAATGACCATGTGGAAAACTGTAAGAGGCAATTAGAAGTGTGGGAAGAACAAGTGAAGGACATAAAGAAAATcaagtaaatgaaaaagcaaggcaattattaacttcaaggaaaaaagagagaaagaaaatataattagcaCACAACAAGGCTCCCAATGATACTGCAAGTGAAAGACGACAGGAAAGGGCTCTGGAAGAGAACAGGAGCTAAAACCTAATGCAGCATAATAAGGAGTCAACTGATAATGTCTAAAATTAATTAACCAAAATACAGCAGAATACAGATTAACGGCAGAAGAGATAACTAAAAGAGTTAAAAATGGCTGCTTATTGGGAAGGGGACTAGGAAAGTGAGGAGGGAAAGGGCATAAAACTTGTATTTTATTATAAGCCTCTTAGTACTATTTGATTTTGAACCAAGGTCAtatgttattttgaaaaaaatgcattttaaaagatcagtaaattggtgttttcaagttctttggataaatacccaacagtggaatagctggatcatatggtagttctatccttgattttttgaggaatctccatactgttttccatagtggctgcaccagtttgcactcccaccagcagtgtatgagagttcccttttctccacatcctctccaacacatattgtttcctgtcttgttaattatagccattctgacgggcgtgaggtgatatctcattgcacccctgtgttcattgcagcattattcacaatagccaagacttggaagcaacctaagtgcccatcaagggacgaatggataaagaagatgtggtatatatacacaatggaatactactcagccataagaaacgatgaaatccaggcatttgtgacaacatggatggacattgagggtataatgcaaagtgaaataagtcagagggagaaggtcaaataccgtatgatttccttcattaagtagtagataataacagcaataaacaaacacatagggacagagattggattggtggttaccagaggggaagcggggagggaggagggtgaaagggataatttggtacatgtgtgtggtgatgggttgtaattagtattttggtggtgaacatgatgtagtccatgcagaaatagaagtacaatgatgtacacctgaaatttttacaatgttataaaccaataaaaaaaaagaaaaaaaaaaagatcagtaaGATAGAAATCTTGTAAGTCTCCCCAAGaataaaaaggagataaaatactAAACATTACTCATAAGAATAGGGATATAACTAAAGATAAATAATACAATGAAAACATAATACCAAGAAATTTACAAATCCAGATAAtgaatggtttttaaaataaagtacaaattactttaaaaggaaacaaaatctggACAGATTAATAACCAAAAGTAAAATCAAAAAGATAGTTATAGATTTACCACCAGTGAAGCCACCAAAcccaacccaatttaaaaagcaAGTGGTAATTAAGCATGTAGAAACAGATGATAATACAATTATAAAAACTATTCTGTTGTATGATAATAGGTGGaaagcttcctaattcattctatgaggccaggatagtTTAATACCAAAACCAtataaattaaacacacacacagcaacaCAGGCCAGAAAAATCCTAAAACGACATCAGCACATCAAATCCATCTGTGCATTAAAACAATAATATGTCATGGTTAAATGTCATTTATATCAAGAAATCGAGAATTAAAAAGCTAAAGAATAAAACTACAATTTCAACAGATgtcaaaaattactttaaaaatacgaaagaataaagaaaagaagaaaactttcttGATCCAAAAAAGGAGCATTTACCGCAAGTTTAGGTCAAGTATCATAAAGATGAAATACTAGCAGCACTTCCACAAAGGCAAGAATGACCTACTTGCTACTACTAATTTTAAGAGTATTCATTGCATACTCTTGGAGACGCTAGCCATTGAAATTACAGGTGAACACTAATTTATACATAATACTTAAATCAGGTGAAGGGTGGAGGTTTGGGGGGGGTCAGAAAGTGTTCCAGAAAATATGGGTAAAGAGCGAAGACCGTGACACTGGAAGGATCACTACTTAACTCACAAGAAACTGAGAAAAGGCGAGTTACTCTGCAGTATGAACAGCATCATTGTTAAGCggtctacaaatcaataaaaggtcctcaaccaatatttgttgattttttgacGGAGACTCcattttcttatatattctttACTATCTATTTTAAAACCCGGAGGTTTTCTTAGAATTTACTTCTGGTAGGGAGCCAGAGCTTAATTTCATGCCCCTAGATTAAGGAAAACAGATATATTTTTCTACGAATTCAGACTACCAGAGTGGAAAAAGTAGGCACTTACTTACTAGTGTTACTGTGACCGTTTGAGGAAAAAGATGGAATGAAACAGGAAAgacatttgggggaaaaaaatccctccTGATGCAGTTCCTTTAATCCGCCATCTTTTTGTTCTCTCCTTGAAAACGGGAATAACATCCACAAAACGCAAGGTGGCGCTGCtgactaaaaagagaaaaaaatattcgcACAAACGATGTTGCAGATTCCAGTGTTAAGGGGAAAGCTGGCCAGACCAGAAAAGTAGAGGAAAGGAAGCCGTGGTAAAAGGAGTTGGGGAAAAGTGGGGATCCCTCCCCACAAGCATTGCTATTATCCAGCTGATTTCTAAGGACTGGGTTGCTGTCATTTCTGAGAGCTGCTTGAGGCCGAGTAAAAGTGTTTTTGAAAGACCGATTAAAGGAAGAATGGAGGCCAGAGTGGAGCGTGCTGTGCAGAAAAGGCAAGTCctatttctttgtgtatttctGGGAGTGTCTTGGGCTGGCGCGGAACCGCTGCGGTATTTTGTGGCGGAGGAAACCGAGAGAGGCACCTTTCTGGCCAACCTAGCAAATGacctggggttgggggtgggggaactgTCAGCCCGGGGATCTAGAATCGGTTCAGATCAGCACACACGATTTTTACTACTCAATCCGCTTACTGGTGACTTACTTCTAAATGAGAAATTAGACCGAGAGGAACTGTGCGGCCCCACAGAGCCCTGTGTGCTGCCTTTCCAGTTGTTACTGGAAAAGCCTTTTCAGATTTTCCGTGCTGAACTGTGGGTCAGAGATATCAACGATCACTCTCCGGTATTTCTAGATAGAGAGATTCTCTTGAAAATATTAGAAAGTACCACTCCAGGGACGGCATTTCTCCTAGAAAGTGCACAGGATACAGATGTTGGAACCAACAACCTGAGAAACTACACCATCAGCCCCAATACCTATTTCCATATTAATGTCCGTGATGATGGGGAGGAGAATATCTATCCCGAATTGGTACTGGATCGAGTGCTGGACCGCGAAGAGGTGCCTGAGCTCAGTTTAACCCTCACGGCCTTGGATGGCGGCTCTCCGCCCAGATCCGGGACCGCCCTCGTACGAATCCTGGTTTTGGACATAAACGACAACGTCCCTGAATTTGTACAGTCGCTCTACAAGGTGCAGGTGCCCGAGAACAGCCCTGTTGGCTCCCTGGTTGTCGCCGTGTCAGCTAGAGATTTAGATACCGGAAGTAACGGGGAAATAAATTATGCATTTTTTTATGCCACTGAAAGAATCCTCCAAACGTTTCAAATCAATTCAACATCTGGCAATCTTCACCTTAAAGCTGAACTGAACTATGAGGCAGTGCAAACTTATACATTAACTATTCAGGCCCAAGATGGCGGAGGGCTTTCTGGAAAATGTACTGTGGTGGTTCACGTAACAGATATAAATGATAATCCACCGGAACTGCTCATGTCATCACTTACTAGCCCAATTGCAGAAAATTCACCCGAGACAGTAGTAGCTGTTTTTAGGATTAGAGACAGAGATTCAGGAAACAATGCAAAAATGGTGTGCTCCATTCAAGATGATCTCCCCTTTGTCCTGAAGCCATCTGTAGAGAATTACTACACGCTGGTAACAGAGAGCCCGCTGGACAGAGAGAGCAGAGCCGAGTACAATATCACCATCGCCGTCACCGACATGGGATCCCCCAGGCTGAAAACCGAGCACAGCATAACCGTGCTGGTCTCCGACGTCAATGACAACGCCCCCGCCTTCACTCAAACCTCCTACACCCTGCGGGTCCGCGAGAACAACAGCCCCGCCCTGCACATCGGCAGCGTCAGCGCCACAGACGCAGACGCGGGCGCCAACGCCCAGGTCACCTACTCGCTGCTGCCGCCCCACGACCCGCGCCTGCCCCTCGCCTCCCTCGTGTCCATCAACGCGGACAACGGGCACCTGTTCGCCCTGCGGTCCCTGGACTACGAGGCCCTGCAGGCCTTCGAGTTCGGCGTGGGCGCCACAGACCGAGGCTCGCCGGCGCGGAGCAGCCAGGCGCTGGTGCGCGTGCTGGTGCTGGACGACAACGACAACTCGCCCTTCGTGCTCTACCCGCTGCAGAACGGCTCGGCGCCCTGCACCGAGCTGGTGCCCAGGGCGGCCGAGGCGGGCTACCTGGTGAGCAAGGTGGTGGCGGTGGACGGCGACTCGGGCCAGAACGCCTGGCTGTCGTACCAGCTGCTCAAGGCCACGGAGCCCGGGCTGTTCGGCGTGTGGGCGCACAACGGCGAGGTGCGCACGGCCAGGCCGCCGAGCGAGCGCGACGCGCCCAAGCACAGGCTGCTGGTGCTGGTCAAGGACAACGGCGAGCCGCCGCGCTCGGCCAGCGTCACGCTGCACGTGCTGCTGGTGGACGGCTTCTCGCAGCCCTACCTGCCGCGGCCGGAGGCGGCGGCCGAGCAGGCGCAGGCCGACCCGCTCACCGTCTACTTGGTCATCGCCCTGGCCGCGGTGTCGTCGCTCTTCCTCTTCTCGGTGCTCGCGTTCATCGCGGTGCGGCTGTGCGGGAGGAGCAGGGCCGCCTCGCTGGGTCGCTGCTCGGTGCCTGAGGGCCACTTTCCGGGCCACCTGGTGGACGTCACCGGCACTGGGACCCTGTCCCAGAGCCACCAGTATGAGGTGTGTCTGAGGGGAGGTTCTGGGACCAGCGAGTTCAAGTTCCTGAAGCCGATCATCCCTAATCTGCAGTCCCTGAGCACTGGGAGGGAAGTGGAAGAAAATCCTTCATTTGGGAATGATTTGGGTTtctgataaaaaatgaaaaataaatgtcggTATTGTGTCTCTAAATATATTCCTAGTAAGAAATTTATCTTGAGTTACCTGTAGAGGAGTGCTTTCCCGTTATTTCAGGTATTCCTAAAGTCACAGAATAAATTTCTTTACACAGAAAAGGATCCAGCTTTAGCCCTAAGAACCCCCAACGAAGCATGGAATGTATATGTGTCATATTTTAATCTCAAACAATTATGCATTGTGTGCAGTCTGTTACATGATAAATCTTGTTTGAGATATTTTAAATTGGTTTTCGTTGTCTTCAAATTGTATTGCTACTTTTATTTTCTGAGTTGATTAGAGTGCTGTACAAGTATACTGACCCTAAGTTTTAGAAGCACAGATTGTagagtatcttttaaaaaagcaCTTACTATGCATTGTACACTATTTTGACTTTTAATCTTAGAAGTAAACCTATAGAGGAGGTGTTTTAGAAATGAGCAAGTAGATGTTGATAGAGGTTCAGTGAGTTCACTAAGGTCACCAACTaacaaatggcagagctgagcaTCTTTCCTAGAGCTGTCTGACTCTGGGACCTTGCTATGATGCtgtactgtttttttgtttgtttttgtcattAGATATCACCTGATAAGTTTCTCCCTAATTAAGGAGaagaaatttttttcatattcatattcCTGTTCAGTCTTTTCTGTAtctgaaaataataatgtatGTATTGGTCTGTGCTTTTACTTCCTTATAAACCAATAATCCAGCTTTTCTGGATCAGTTattcagctattattattaaagcTCTGATCTAACCAAatctcaagtaaaaaaaaatttgaaagatcAATCTGTGCTTTCTCCTTGTTATCTGAACGTATGACCTTCATTTCACAGAAAAGATTAATGTCCCTGAATAGAAATATTACTCGATTTTGATTGCatcattagtttatttttttcacattacaGTAATTTTTCTGCAGTAGTCCCTACCtacttttttaaaacactttttcttctttgatttgaaagttcttttttaaagtttctattcAATATACTGTAGTGCTGAATTGGGAAAGCATAAGAATAGTTTTAAATGtgtaatataaaaagaaacaaattatcatTAGATTACTTAGAGATTCTGGGGAGTTAAGGAGAAGCTTCCTTTCTTATAATCTGGAactacttttttctttaacatttactAGATAATTTTTGCAAAGCTTTATTCTGAATATATTATAAGCTAGTGCTGGTAACTCTTAAAATAGTATTATTACTGTGCATTACTAATGGGATATAGtctaaagacaaaaacaaattcaCAGCAGTAAAATCTTAAGTTGTTCTCCTAGTGTCAAGATAAAatcatccagtttttccaacgAATCAGTGACGTGGGAAAGGgggaagagggaattttatacaatgaaagaaattaagagacataCCAGCCAAATATAATGCATAGTAGATCTTGATTCAAACAACCATAACAACTTTGAAACAAttggagaaatttgaatatagatggatattaaataatattaacctAATTTCTTAGATGTGGTAATgg is a genomic window containing:
- the PCDHB7 gene encoding protocadherin beta-7; this translates as MEARVERAVQKRQVLFLCVFLGVSWAGAEPLRYFVAEETERGTFLANLANDLGLGVGELSARGSRIGSDQHTRFLLLNPLTGDLLLNEKLDREELCGPTEPCVLPFQLLLEKPFQIFRAELWVRDINDHSPVFLDREILLKILESTTPGTAFLLESAQDTDVGTNNLRNYTISPNTYFHINVRDDGEENIYPELVLDRVLDREEVPELSLTLTALDGGSPPRSGTALVRILVLDINDNVPEFVQSLYKVQVPENSPVGSLVVAVSARDLDTGSNGEINYAFFYATERILQTFQINSTSGNLHLKAELNYEAVQTYTLTIQAQDGGGLSGKCTVVVHVTDINDNPPELLMSSLTSPIAENSPETVVAVFRIRDRDSGNNAKMVCSIQDDLPFVLKPSVENYYTLVTESPLDRESRAEYNITIAVTDMGSPRLKTEHSITVLVSDVNDNAPAFTQTSYTLRVRENNSPALHIGSVSATDADAGANAQVTYSLLPPHDPRLPLASLVSINADNGHLFALRSLDYEALQAFEFGVGATDRGSPARSSQALVRVLVLDDNDNSPFVLYPLQNGSAPCTELVPRAAEAGYLVSKVVAVDGDSGQNAWLSYQLLKATEPGLFGVWAHNGEVRTARPPSERDAPKHRLLVLVKDNGEPPRSASVTLHVLLVDGFSQPYLPRPEAAAEQAQADPLTVYLVIALAAVSSLFLFSVLAFIAVRLCGRSRAASLGRCSVPEGHFPGHLVDVTGTGTLSQSHQYEVCLRGGSGTSEFKFLKPIIPNLQSLSTGREVEENPSFGNDLGF